In the Bacteroidota bacterium genome, one interval contains:
- the groL gene encoding chaperonin GroEL (60 kDa chaperone family; promotes refolding of misfolded polypeptides especially under stressful conditions; forms two stacked rings of heptamers to form a barrel-shaped 14mer; ends can be capped by GroES; misfolded proteins enter the barrel where they are refolded when GroES binds), with translation MASKQIVFNTDARAKLKKGVDQLADAVKVTLGPKGRNVVIDKKFGAPTITKDGVTVAKEIELEDAIENMGAQMVREVASKTSDVAGDGTTTATVLAQAIFREGLRNVTAGANPMDLKRGIDLAVTNVIEELKKLSRPIEGKKEIAQVGSISANNDHTIGDLIAEAMEKVGKDGVITVEEAKGIETELSVVEGMQFDRGYLSPYFVTDPDTMEAVMENPYILIHDKKISSMKDLLPILEKVAQAGRQMLIIAEDLEGEALATLVVNKLRGTLKIAAVKAPGFGDRRKAMLEDISVLTGGTVISEEKGFKLENATVAYLGTASRVTIDKDNTTIVEGAGKKEDIKRRINEIKSQIEKTTSDYDREKLQERLAKLSGGVAVIKIGASTEVEMKEKKARVEDALHATRAAVEEGIVPGGGVALLRAMAGLNNGFSKGLANADIRTGVEIIRRSLEEPLRQIVNNAGLEGSVIVNNVKEGKGDYGFNAATEVYENLFASGVIDPTKVTRSALQNAASVASLLLSTEAVIVERKEDKPPMPPMGGGGGMGDMY, from the coding sequence ATGGCAAGCAAGCAAATTGTATTTAACACCGACGCACGGGCGAAGCTCAAGAAGGGCGTCGATCAGTTGGCCGATGCGGTCAAGGTGACGCTGGGCCCGAAGGGCCGCAACGTCGTCATCGACAAGAAATTCGGCGCGCCGACGATCACCAAGGACGGCGTGACCGTCGCCAAGGAGATCGAACTCGAAGACGCGATCGAGAACATGGGCGCACAGATGGTGCGCGAAGTCGCGAGCAAGACGTCCGACGTAGCCGGTGACGGCACGACGACCGCGACCGTACTGGCGCAGGCGATCTTCCGCGAGGGACTTCGCAACGTCACAGCCGGTGCGAACCCGATGGACCTCAAGCGCGGCATCGATCTCGCCGTGACGAACGTCATCGAAGAGCTGAAGAAGCTTTCCCGCCCAATCGAAGGCAAGAAGGAAATCGCGCAGGTCGGTTCGATCAGCGCCAATAACGATCACACCATTGGCGATCTCATCGCCGAGGCGATGGAGAAGGTCGGCAAGGATGGTGTTATCACCGTTGAAGAGGCCAAGGGCATCGAAACCGAGCTTTCGGTCGTCGAGGGCATGCAGTTCGACCGCGGCTATCTCTCCCCCTACTTCGTGACCGATCCGGACACGATGGAAGCGGTGATGGAGAACCCATACATCCTCATCCACGATAAGAAGATCTCTTCGATGAAGGACCTTCTGCCGATCCTCGAGAAGGTCGCGCAGGCTGGCCGCCAGATGCTCATCATCGCGGAAGACTTGGAAGGCGAAGCACTCGCAACGCTCGTCGTCAACAAGCTGCGTGGCACGCTCAAGATCGCGGCCGTGAAGGCTCCGGGCTTTGGCGATCGCCGCAAGGCAATGCTCGAAGACATTTCTGTCCTCACGGGCGGAACGGTCATCAGCGAAGAAAAGGGCTTTAAGCTCGAGAATGCAACTGTTGCGTATCTCGGAACCGCTTCGCGCGTCACAATCGACAAGGACAACACGACCATTGTCGAAGGTGCGGGCAAGAAGGAAGACATCAAGCGCCGCATCAACGAGATCAAGTCGCAGATCGAGAAGACGACCTCAGACTACGATCGTGAGAAGTTGCAGGAGCGTCTTGCCAAGCTTTCGGGCGGCGTCGCGGTCATCAAGATCGGCGCATCGACCGAAGTCGAGATGAAGGAGAAGAAGGCCCGCGTCGAAGACGCGCTGCACGCCACGCGCGCAGCCGTCGAGGAAGGCATCGTGCCCGGTGGCGGCGTTGCGCTGCTCCGCGCCATGGCCGGACTCAACAACGGCTTCTCGAAGGGTCTCGCGAATGCCGACATCCGCACGGGCGTCGAGATCATTCGCCGCTCGCTCGAAGAGCCGTTGCGCCAGATCGTGAACAATGCCGGCCTCGAAGGCTCCGTCATTGTCAACAACGTGAAGGAAGGCAAGGGCGACTACGGGTTCAACGCCGCGACCGAGGTCTATGAGAACCTCTTCGCATCCGGCGTCATCGACCCGACGAAGGTGACGCGAAGCGCGCTGCAAAATGCAGCCTCGGTTGCCTCCCTCCTGCTCTCGACCGAAGCAGTCATCGTCGAGCGAAAGGAAGACAAACCCCCGATGCCCCCCATGGGCGGCGGCGGTGGCATGGGCGATATGTATTAA
- a CDS encoding type II toxin-antitoxin system HicB family antitoxin, which produces MNKFEIIISWSEQDNRFIAEVPELPGCLADGKTYSETLQNVEEVMREWIDYAKELGREIPEPKGRLVYA; this is translated from the coding sequence ATGAACAAGTTCGAGATCATCATCTCATGGAGCGAGCAAGACAACCGCTTCATCGCTGAAGTGCCGGAGCTTCCCGGCTGCTTGGCCGATGGCAAGACCTACTCCGAAACACTCCAGAACGTCGAGGAAGTGATGCGCGAGTGGATTGATTACGCGAAAGAGTTAGGCCGCGAAATTCCGGAGCCGAAAGGACGACTGGTGTATGCGTAA
- a CDS encoding putative toxin-antitoxin system toxin component, PIN family: protein MRAFLDSNVLISAFTADGASSKLFDLLNERHTIIISPQVLREFRRITVDKFGADPAEVDPFITDVAEHSEICLPPYSQRFEVRDPDDIEILAAALKGKAEVLVTGDKDLLDIPNPPLPIVRPRQLYDLLTSE from the coding sequence GTGAGAGCGTTTCTCGATTCGAATGTCCTCATCTCGGCGTTCACAGCGGATGGTGCATCGAGTAAGCTGTTCGATCTCTTGAACGAGCGCCACACAATTATTATCAGCCCGCAGGTCCTTCGTGAGTTTCGGAGAATAACGGTTGACAAATTCGGAGCCGATCCCGCCGAAGTTGATCCCTTCATAACGGATGTTGCAGAGCACTCTGAAATATGTCTGCCTCCATACTCGCAGCGGTTCGAGGTTCGCGATCCGGATGATATCGAGATTCTGGCTGCGGCACTGAAGGGCAAGGCAGAGGTCTTAGTTACTGGCGATAAGGATTTGCTCGACATTCCTAATCCCCCGCTCCCGATCGTGCGTCCGCGGCAACTATACGATTTGTTAACGTCCGAATGA
- a CDS encoding co-chaperone GroES encodes MNLKPLHDRLIVRPAPPEEVTKGGIILPDTAQEKPVHGEVLAIGPGKFDETGKLQPVGVKVGDKVLYGQYSGTKIEFEGEDLLIMRESDVFAIVESNGQAKKK; translated from the coding sequence ATGAACCTAAAACCACTCCACGACCGCCTCATCGTGCGCCCGGCACCACCGGAAGAAGTCACGAAGGGCGGCATCATTCTGCCCGATACCGCGCAGGAAAAGCCGGTCCACGGCGAAGTACTCGCCATCGGACCAGGCAAATTCGATGAAACCGGAAAGCTTCAGCCAGTCGGCGTGAAGGTCGGCGACAAAGTGCTCTACGGACAATACTCCGGCACGAAGATCGAGTTCGAAGGCGAAGACCTGCTCATTATGCGCGAGAGCGATGTCTTCGCGATCGTCGAATCAAACGGTCAGGCAAAGAAGAAATGA
- a CDS encoding DUF1569 domain-containing protein: MKTIFDPTVRKELLERANRLTLQSERRWGSMRSDQGLHHINAAFQLYLGELTSPYHGNAALAAIARLVTFSPIPIPREKGRTAPSLIADKTYDLADEKARMAQLLERVATRPVNASWPVHPFFGQLTGEQYGKLGYKHTDHHLKQFGV, from the coding sequence ATGAAGACCATCTTCGATCCCACTGTCCGAAAAGAGTTGCTCGAACGTGCAAATCGCCTCACACTTCAATCCGAGCGCCGGTGGGGCTCGATGCGATCGGATCAAGGTCTGCACCATATCAACGCGGCATTTCAACTGTATCTGGGTGAGTTAACTTCACCATATCATGGAAACGCTGCGCTTGCCGCCATCGCCAGACTGGTTACCTTCTCTCCAATACCGATTCCGCGCGAGAAGGGCAGAACGGCACCGTCGCTGATAGCCGATAAAACGTATGACCTTGCCGACGAGAAGGCACGCATGGCGCAACTCCTCGAACGTGTTGCTACTCGACCCGTTAATGCAAGTTGGCCGGTCCATCCGTTCTTTGGCCAGTTGACAGGCGAGCAATACGGTAAACTTGGTTACAAGCACACCGACCATCACCTGAAGCAATTCGGGGTGTGA
- a CDS encoding MFS transporter: MEVLTPSSVGAKHRPVLRQLFSAAVIVSALGYFVDIYDLVLFSIIRVPSLKSLGLSGATLLDTGIYLLNVQMVGMLIGGIAWGILGDKKGRLSVLFGSIILYSIANIANGFVQTVEQYAVLRFIAGLGLAGELGAGITLVSELLPKEYRGYGTALITSVGVAGAMLAWFIAKSFGWQSCFWIGGGLGLLLLILRIGILESGMYKKISHLEVRRGQFLSLFTNRHRFAKYVRCILIGLPTWYLVGILMTLAPELSKALGVTGEITGGESIFWFYLGLTIGNMLSGTISQMMRSRKQVVLMFLVATAVFVGAYFLQRGSSPEVFYAICTIMGVSSGYWALFVTVAAEQFGTNLRATVATTVPNFVRGALVPIALIFQWLKSKFAASYPAGDALIFSGIVLGAVTLAIAIYALSGLSETFGKDLDYIET; the protein is encoded by the coding sequence ATGGAAGTTCTCACTCCGTCCAGCGTGGGCGCCAAACATCGCCCTGTTTTGCGACAGCTTTTTAGCGCCGCCGTCATCGTCTCGGCGCTCGGGTACTTCGTCGATATTTACGATCTGGTTCTGTTCTCGATCATCCGCGTGCCGAGCCTGAAATCGCTGGGTCTCTCCGGAGCGACTCTGCTCGATACTGGCATCTATCTGCTCAACGTGCAGATGGTCGGAATGCTGATCGGCGGCATCGCGTGGGGCATCCTGGGCGATAAAAAGGGCCGGCTCTCTGTCCTGTTCGGCTCGATCATTCTCTATTCTATCGCGAATATCGCAAACGGATTCGTCCAGACCGTCGAGCAATACGCGGTGCTGCGATTCATTGCGGGACTCGGACTCGCCGGTGAGCTTGGGGCGGGCATCACGCTCGTCTCCGAGCTATTGCCGAAAGAATATCGCGGCTATGGCACGGCTCTCATCACGTCGGTGGGTGTGGCGGGCGCGATGCTCGCGTGGTTCATCGCAAAGAGTTTTGGATGGCAGTCTTGCTTTTGGATTGGCGGTGGACTTGGGTTGCTATTACTGATACTCAGGATTGGTATACTGGAGTCCGGCATGTACAAGAAGATTTCGCATTTGGAGGTGCGACGCGGACAATTCCTCAGTCTCTTTACGAACCGGCATCGTTTCGCGAAATATGTGCGCTGCATTCTCATCGGACTGCCAACGTGGTATCTCGTCGGTATCCTGATGACGCTCGCGCCGGAGCTATCGAAGGCGCTGGGCGTGACGGGCGAGATCACCGGCGGCGAGTCCATCTTCTGGTTCTATCTCGGACTCACCATCGGCAACATGCTGAGCGGAACGATCAGCCAGATGATGCGGAGCCGCAAGCAAGTCGTGCTGATGTTCCTGGTCGCGACGGCTGTGTTTGTTGGGGCGTACTTTCTTCAGCGGGGGTCATCGCCGGAGGTCTTTTACGCGATTTGTACCATCATGGGAGTATCGAGCGGCTACTGGGCGCTCTTCGTGACCGTCGCCGCCGAGCAGTTCGGCACGAACCTCCGCGCAACTGTCGCAACGACGGTCCCGAATTTCGTGCGCGGCGCGCTCGTACCCATCGCGCTCATCTTCCAATGGCTGAAGTCGAAGTTTGCCGCATCCTACCCGGCTGGCGACGCGCTGATCTTTTCCGGCATCGTGCTCGGCGCGGTCACGCTCGCCATCGCTATCTACGCCCTCTCGGGACTCAGCGAGACGTTCGGGAAGGACTTGGATTACATTGAGACGTGA
- a CDS encoding epimerase encodes MKLHIILTGATGMVGEGVLHEALQSPDVERVLVLTRKPTGMRHPKLSELVYENFYDLSPIESELTGYNACFFCLGVTSVGKKEEEYRHLTYDLTMNVARTLSKLNPEMTFSYISGMATDSTEHGRSMWARVKGKTENDLRKLPFKHVYLFRPGYLHPTKGLKNTLKYYKYITWLYPILRFAVPSSVSTLRELGLAMIHASAHGYPKSILEVKDIVAAAKPPHN; translated from the coding sequence ATGAAACTCCACATCATCCTCACCGGTGCGACCGGCATGGTCGGCGAAGGAGTGCTGCATGAGGCGCTGCAGTCACCAGACGTCGAGCGCGTGCTGGTGCTCACACGGAAGCCCACGGGAATGAGGCATCCAAAGCTGAGCGAGCTCGTGTACGAGAATTTCTACGACCTCTCTCCTATCGAGTCCGAACTTACAGGCTACAACGCTTGCTTTTTCTGTCTCGGAGTTACCTCGGTTGGCAAGAAGGAAGAAGAGTATCGGCATCTCACGTATGACCTGACGATGAACGTCGCGCGGACGCTCTCAAAGCTAAATCCCGAGATGACATTTTCCTACATTTCGGGCATGGCGACAGACAGCACCGAGCATGGTCGCTCGATGTGGGCACGTGTAAAAGGCAAGACTGAAAACGACCTGAGGAAGCTACCCTTCAAACACGTGTATCTCTTTCGTCCGGGATACCTTCATCCCACAAAAGGGTTGAAGAACACGCTGAAGTACTACAAGTACATCACGTGGCTGTACCCGATACTTCGTTTCGCTGTGCCCTCAAGCGTCTCGACGCTACGCGAGCTTGGCCTGGCGATGATACATGCTTCCGCCCACGGCTATCCCAAGTCAATCCTCGAAGTGAAGGACATTGTTGCGGCAGCAAAGCCGCCGCACAATTGA
- a CDS encoding pseudouridine synthase translates to MQSNDRALHYAILHKPYGVLSQFTPELPGQRTLAEFGLPKGLYASGRLDSDSEGLLLLTNDGPLIKRLLDPGKGHERTYLVQVDGIPTDESITRLENGVVIQKYHTLPARARLLEEKPSVPPRDPPIRVRKSIPTSWIEIKLTEGKNRQVRRMTAAIGYPTLRLIRTAIGNLLLDDLAPGQWRELTSSEISELKMPLVR, encoded by the coding sequence ATGCAAAGCAATGATAGAGCGTTGCACTACGCTATCCTCCATAAGCCCTACGGCGTCCTAAGCCAATTTACCCCGGAGCTGCCCGGTCAGCGGACGCTTGCGGAATTCGGGCTACCGAAGGGCCTCTACGCCTCCGGCCGGTTGGACAGTGATTCGGAGGGATTGCTTCTGCTCACGAACGATGGACCGCTCATCAAAAGGCTTCTCGATCCCGGCAAGGGTCACGAGCGAACGTACCTGGTTCAAGTCGATGGTATTCCAACTGACGAATCGATTACGCGACTCGAGAATGGAGTTGTGATCCAGAAGTATCATACACTTCCAGCTCGCGCACGTTTGCTGGAGGAGAAGCCCAGCGTGCCACCGCGCGACCCGCCGATTCGGGTTCGCAAGTCAATCCCGACTTCCTGGATCGAGATCAAGCTCACGGAAGGGAAGAACCGTCAGGTCCGGCGGATGACGGCTGCAATCGGTTATCCGACGCTCCGGCTCATTCGTACCGCTATCGGCAATTTACTGCTTGACGATCTTGCACCGGGGCAGTGGCGAGAGCTCACGAGTAGTGAGATTTCAGAGCTTAAAATGCCACTGGTTCGGTAA
- a CDS encoding serine hydrolase, producing MTRRLGSLIVLLCIVPLPSFSQARRVRYTWLDRTAPIEIPSVAAIIVERSDTIEFEKYFHGARADSALHVMSVTKSFVSAIAGAAYDRALFRNFDTLVLSVLPQYALRAPTAHSIRGWQDYQADDSMRRQLTMRHLLTMQTGLDWNDFGDAMTLLSISSDPVRFMLDVPFDTLPGSEFNYCSGSATVFGAALAQLVGTDLLTFADSTIFGPAGITIGRWDTDPEGRCLGAAGLYVTPRNLLRFGELYLHKGMAGGKRILGEAWIDSSLAQHAKLDHWDVTPGVNGYGYYWWRRKSHGHQVYYASGYGGQLLYVVPDLDMVIVAVCHLNAHNRGRLEIKKLHKILDRAIRACE from the coding sequence GTGACTCGTCGCCTCGGTTCTCTTATTGTTCTTCTGTGCATTGTTCCATTGCCGTCATTCTCTCAGGCTCGCCGCGTTAGATACACGTGGCTCGACCGCACGGCGCCAATTGAGATTCCATCGGTAGCGGCGATCATTGTTGAGCGAAGCGACACAATCGAGTTTGAGAAGTACTTTCACGGCGCCAGAGCCGACAGCGCGCTCCATGTTATGTCTGTGACGAAGTCGTTCGTCTCGGCCATCGCTGGTGCTGCATACGATCGAGCTCTGTTTCGCAATTTTGATACCCTGGTCCTTTCGGTCCTGCCACAGTACGCATTGCGAGCACCCACCGCTCACAGCATTCGCGGATGGCAGGATTATCAAGCTGACGATTCGATGCGTCGCCAACTAACCATGCGGCACCTGCTCACCATGCAGACCGGTCTCGATTGGAATGACTTCGGAGATGCTATGACCTTGCTCAGCATTTCCAGCGACCCTGTCCGGTTTATGCTCGATGTCCCATTCGATACTCTTCCGGGTTCAGAATTCAACTATTGCTCTGGCAGCGCGACGGTATTTGGTGCGGCACTCGCCCAACTGGTCGGAACGGACCTCCTGACATTTGCGGATTCGACTATCTTTGGTCCAGCCGGTATCACAATTGGCAGATGGGACACCGACCCGGAAGGCCGATGCCTTGGCGCCGCGGGACTCTATGTGACGCCTCGCAATCTTCTCAGATTCGGTGAACTCTATTTACACAAAGGAATGGCAGGTGGTAAGCGTATACTTGGTGAAGCATGGATCGATTCGTCGTTGGCACAGCACGCGAAGCTCGATCATTGGGATGTCACACCGGGGGTCAATGGATATGGCTATTACTGGTGGCGTCGGAAGTCCCATGGACATCAGGTGTATTACGCCAGTGGCTATGGCGGTCAGTTGCTCTATGTCGTTCCAGATCTTGATATGGTTATCGTTGCAGTTTGCCATCTCAACGCTCACAATCGCGGACGGCTGGAGATCAAGAAATTGCATAAGATTCTCGACAGAGCAATTCGGGCATGTGAATGA
- a CDS encoding MFS transporter, translating into MENLAPRSVLRSLFSSAVIVSSLGYFVDIYDLVLFSIIRVPSLKSLGLSGPALLDTGIYLLNVQMAGMLIGGILWGVLGDKKGRLSVLFGSIVLYSIANIANGFVQSVEQYALLRFIAGIGLAGELGAGVTLVSELLPKEYRGYGTALITAVGMLGALLAWLIAQNFGWQTCFFLGGLLGLLLLTLRFSVLESGMFQKMTALTVKRGQILSLFTNHKRFGKYIRCILIGLPTWYLIGILMTFAPEFGKALGVTGAVTGGEAIFWYYLGQVFGDLTSGTTSQLLRSRKKVLLMFLIGVGLLGAVYFMQGASAPQTFYIICALLGITNGYWALFVTVAAEQFGTNLRATVATTVPNFVRGALVPIALLFQWLREFWGQTNSEASALLYAGVTVGVLTLGIAIYALSGLSETFGKDLDYVET; encoded by the coding sequence ATGGAAAATCTCGCACCACGTTCGGTCCTTCGCTCGCTGTTCAGTTCGGCGGTCATTGTCTCGTCGCTCGGGTATTTCGTGGACATCTACGACCTGGTGCTGTTCTCGATCATCCGCGTGCCGAGCCTGAAATCGCTCGGGCTCTCGGGCCCCGCTCTACTTGACACCGGCATCTACCTGCTCAACGTGCAGATGGCTGGCATGCTGATCGGCGGTATCCTGTGGGGCGTGCTTGGCGATAAAAAGGGACGACTCTCCGTGCTGTTCGGCTCGATTGTGCTCTACTCGATCGCGAACATTGCGAATGGATTCGTGCAGTCGGTTGAGCAATACGCACTGCTGCGGTTCATCGCCGGCATCGGTCTGGCGGGCGAGCTTGGCGCCGGCGTGACGCTTGTGAGCGAGCTACTGCCGAAGGAATATCGCGGTTACGGCACGGCGCTCATCACAGCCGTCGGCATGTTGGGAGCGCTGCTCGCATGGCTCATCGCGCAGAACTTTGGCTGGCAGACGTGCTTCTTCCTCGGCGGCCTACTGGGACTGCTGTTGCTCACGCTGCGCTTCAGCGTGCTCGAGTCCGGCATGTTTCAAAAGATGACTGCACTGACGGTCAAGCGAGGACAGATCCTGAGCCTCTTCACCAACCACAAGCGGTTCGGAAAGTACATTCGGTGCATTCTAATTGGCTTGCCAACATGGTATCTGATCGGCATCCTGATGACGTTCGCGCCGGAGTTTGGCAAGGCGCTCGGCGTAACAGGAGCAGTCACCGGAGGCGAAGCGATATTCTGGTATTATCTGGGCCAGGTTTTTGGCGATCTGACGAGTGGAACGACGAGTCAGCTTCTCCGCAGCCGTAAGAAGGTGCTTCTGATGTTCCTGATTGGTGTGGGACTTCTTGGTGCTGTCTACTTCATGCAAGGCGCATCAGCACCGCAGACGTTCTACATCATTTGCGCACTGCTCGGCATCACGAATGGCTACTGGGCGCTCTTCGTGACTGTTGCGGCGGAGCAGTTCGGCACCAATTTACGAGCAACGGTCGCGACGACCGTGCCGAACTTTGTTCGAGGCGCACTGGTGCCAATCGCACTCCTCTTCCAGTGGCTTCGGGAGTTTTGGGGTCAGACGAATTCGGAAGCGAGCGCTCTCCTCTATGCCGGAGTAACGGTAGGTGTCCTCACGCTGGGAATTGCCATCTACGCGCTTTCAGGACTGAGCGAGACGTTCGGAAAGGATTTGGATTACGTGGAGACTTGA
- a CDS encoding rhodanese-like domain-containing protein, with translation MTTKTLGLALAICAILITAAGCSNAQKKGDELFAGHMIAPAELAKQIQEGSAAKLTILNVGPRKNIPGAIKLGMASEPEGMAAYRAQLAKYPKDQQLVIYCGCCPYEHCPNIRPAVSVLKELKFTNYRVIDLPSNIDVDWVKKGYPLAQE, from the coding sequence ATGACGACCAAAACATTAGGACTCGCACTGGCTATATGTGCCATCCTCATCACTGCTGCTGGTTGCAGCAACGCGCAAAAGAAAGGTGACGAACTATTCGCCGGACACATGATCGCGCCGGCGGAATTAGCGAAGCAGATTCAGGAGGGCAGCGCCGCGAAGCTAACGATCCTGAATGTCGGTCCACGGAAGAATATTCCGGGCGCAATCAAACTCGGAATGGCGTCCGAGCCAGAGGGCATGGCTGCGTATCGGGCCCAGCTTGCGAAGTACCCTAAGGATCAGCAGTTGGTAATCTATTGCGGCTGCTGTCCCTACGAGCATTGCCCGAACATTCGGCCAGCCGTGTCTGTGCTCAAGGAGCTGAAGTTCACCAATTACCGTGTGATCGATCTCCCAAGCAACATCGATGTTGATTGGGTGAAGAAGGGTTATCCGCTGGCGCAGGAGTGA